From one Branchiostoma floridae strain S238N-H82 chromosome 3, Bfl_VNyyK, whole genome shotgun sequence genomic stretch:
- the LOC118412701 gene encoding uncharacterized protein LOC118412701: MSTVLHANHSVSSIDLDIPLRCKSMPVHEINMAVSRILSSDSLRKVRLSMFGSSRQKHDRPPSFSEDDLRTLKLGAFLSSLSLTGNTSAALFLHLISVDVGKHKNLAALSLNISESEKDPLCSSLLSSSLETIFKQRGTVNKLLLSYGSASLVVPTILRTTAIKYLILDVSKFPDQDLCDVISALNRSKSMEFVVLFSEVAASQVYANAGKLLQKGPIKAVGLLSRFPHSCQSPSHKPGVKRMTLIASDQYVPTSTKGAKMLQIAFEEWFDEVTRADMMAQGDVITAALDTLKFQTCPKLASIGWNHFEVWYKA; encoded by the exons ATGTCGACTGTTCTACACGCCAACCATTCCGTCTCCAGCATAGACCTGGATATTCCTCTCCGGTGCAAGTCCATGCCCGTCCACGAGATCAACATGGCAGTGTCGAGGATCCTGTCCAGTGACAGTCTCAGGAAAGTCCGGCTTAGCATGTTCGGCTCCTCTCGTCAGAAGCACGACCGCCCGCCGAGTTTCTCCGAAGATGACCTTCGTACTCTCAAGTTGGGCGCCTTTCTGTCGTCCCTCTCTCTCACCGGGAATACTTCCGCCGCCCTTTTCTTGCATCTCATTTCAGTCGATGTTGGGAAACACAAGAATCTCGCTGCCTTGAGTCTTAACATCAGCGAGTCTGAGAAAGACCCGCTTTGCTCAAGCCTTCTCTCGTCTTCGCTGGAAACCATCTTCAAACAAAGGGGCACGGTTAACAAACTCCTGTTGAGCTATGGATCAGCCTCCCTCGTTGTTCCTACGATTCTGCGCACGACTGCCATCAAGTACTTGATTCTCGACGTCTCCAAATTTCCGGATCAGGACCTTTGTGACGTCATATCCGCGTTGAACCGGTCCAAGTCTATGGAATTCGTGGTGCTCTTCAGTGAGGTGGCGGCCTCTCAGGTTTATGCTAATGCAGGGAAACTGTTACAAAAGGGACCCATTAAGGCTGTCGGACTGCTGTCCAGATTCCCCCACTCCTGTCAGTCACCCTCTCACAAACCTGGCGTCAAACGGATGACTCTCATTGCGAGTGACCAGTACGTCCCGACAAGCACCAAGGGAGCGAAAATGCTGCAG ATTGCATTTGAGGAGTGGTTTGATGAGGTAACCCGTGCGGACATGATGGCCcagggtgacgtcatcacggcTGCTCTGGACACGTTAAAGTTCCAGACCTGTCCCAAACTGGCCTCCATTGGATGGAACCATTTCGAGGTTTGGTACAAAGCGTAA
- the LOC118410866 gene encoding alpha-(1,3)-fucosyltransferase 10-like: MAALGRYFRVVFFMIVVFFFIICCQILARLHREEEKWDLLGGGLWLEESVDYGGRLLVDDFDEHDRDNISVSEMDIKVPIILWWTPLTGERGKVKQCDLGRCFFTVDRHFKDHPKTQVFVFYGTDFSPKDLPLPRKAHHEWALFHEESPKNNYLLSHQPVLNLFNHTATFRRHSDYPLTTQYLGKLEDLTDKKYFVPTKSKNSLALSPLVYVHADCDPPSDRDHYVKELMQYIDVDAYGQCLHNKDLPKKLQDPLTMEDSDFYKIMAQYKFTLAFENAVCEDYITEKLWRPLHLGSVPIYFGSPSIREWLPSNKSAILVSDFSGPKELAEFLNKLNNDDVEYEKYLDHKFANVKNEKLIRHMKMREWGVNDYTRIGFIDGFECFMCNRIHRDMENLRVRHVATKNHYGCPRPKLLHDLENHDHGKLDMWQQMYDRAGFGAKTLHHYVLSGRNMTEAEYLSHLDKLQRQHGGNRHEWVLEER; encoded by the exons atggcggctttGGGGCGGTACTTCCGGGTTGTGTTTTTCATGATTGTTGTGTTCTTCTTCATCATTTGTTGTCAG ATTCTTGCCAGATTACACCGTGAAGAGGAGAAGTGGGACCTCCTGGGGGGTGGACTCTGGCTGGAGGAAAGTGTGGACTACGGAGGAAGACTTCTCGTTG ATGACTTTGATGAACATGACAGGGACAACATCTCCGTGTCAGAAATGGACATCAAAGTTCCCATCATCCTTTGGTGGACACCGTTGACAGGAGAGCGAGGTAAAGTGAAGCAGTGCGACCTGGGAAGGTGCTTCTTTACGGTGGACAGGCACTTCAAGGATCACCCCAAAACACAG GTTTTTGTGTTTTATGGAACGGACTTCAGTCCTAAAGacctccccctccccaggaAGGCACACCACGAATGGGCGCTGTTCCATGAGGAGTCGCCAAAAAACAACTACCTTCTCAGTCACCAGCCAGTTCTGAATCTCTTCAACCACACCGCCACCTTCCGGAGACACTCAGACTATCCGCTCACAACACAGTACTTGGGCAAACTGGAAGACTTGACTGACAAGAAATATTTTGTGCCAACAAAGTCGAAAAATTCTCTCGCTCTATCTCCTCTTGTTTATGTTCATGCTGACTGTGACCCACCTTCTGACAGAGACCACTATGTTAAGGAGCTTATGCAGTACATAGATGTGGATGCTTATGGACAGTGTCTTCATAACAAAGACTTACCTAAAAAGCTACAGGACCCACTAACAATGGAAGATTCTGATTTCTACAAAATCATGGCTCAGTACAAGTTCACTCTTGCCTTTGAAAATGCTGTTTGTGAGGACTATATCACAGAGAAACTGTGGCGTCCACTGCACCTTGGTTCAGTGCCCATCTATTTTGGATCCCCAAGCATTAGAGAGTGGCTGCCAAGTAACAAGTCTGCAATACTTGTCAGTGACTTCTCAGGTCCAAAAGAACTAGCAGAGTTCTTAAACAAACTCAACAATGATGACGTCGAATATGAGAAATACTTAGACCACAAATTTGCCAACGTCAAAAACGAGAAACTCATTAGGCATATGAAGATGAGAGAATGGGGTGTAAATGACTACACAAGAATAGGCTTCATTGATGGGTTTGAATGTTTTATGTGTAATAGAATTCACAGAGACATGGAGAATCTCCGTGTCAGGCATGTGGCTACCAAGAACCACTATGGCTGTCCAAGACCAAAACTTCTACATGACCTTGAAAATCATGATCACGGAAAACTGGACATGTGGCAACAGATGTATGACAGAGCAGGGTTTGGTGCCAAAACTTTACATCATTATGTTCTGTCAGGCAGAAATATGACAGAAGCAGAATATTTATCACACTTAGATAAACTACAAAGACAACATGGGGGTAACAGACATGAGTGGGTTTTAGAAGAAAGATAG
- the LOC118411787 gene encoding NLR family CARD domain-containing protein 4-like yields the protein MDPWEAASIRGHRTEIVQSLRVQDVRAYMIQEGVMDPEHFEDIECERTRASKVERFLDILATRGPRAFPVFLTALEDFGYPHLADMLLRAPTDVDGCLGGVVLLEDTIAKCRENLKKRYLCEYGWIQPIPWNPAFRLHLDEVYTNLAIVEGKRRSVSADCMEKSYSFQEEWLFDDGPSCVLVEGPAGIGKTMLCHKIAYDWAQGTIHSLKKFKLVFLVEMNKISFPSMKDVIVKIIAADESGSDEVEAIWDFVSSNPEQILVIMDGLDEVRSPHKAKMAESFSKSPLRRAFSLITTRPESNCPLLRSCDKAYILEGHTAESLSKFIKRYFREDRASADGLLQRIRSNTPLSGIALNPLNAVFLCALWEDNQGALPATLTQLYSTLIECLVRRYFERIGQPCSEAELVLADVRNVLVTLGQVAFKGLEENRMVFQEPELEDIPNLIHVGLLAQDTWARRLSQRPWRFLHKTIQEYLTAYYLAESEQGFTVEQFAKVIPNPDMYMVCIFLAGLLKDRAHYFFETWTEVRDKSELANNLCLSCLYECAPHSELVEIVLPSFVDDGSFDVTTKLK from the exons ATGGACCCATGGGAGGCCGCATCTATCCGTGGCCATCGCACAGAGATTGTCCAGAGCCTCCGTGTCCAGGATGTCCGGGCATACATGATTCAGGAGGGGGTCATGGACCCGGAACACTTCGAGGACATCGAATGTGAACGCACACGGGCATCAAAG GTTGAGCGTTTCCTGGACATCCTGGCCACACGGGGACCGAGGGCCTTTCCTGTCTTCCTGACTGCCCTGGAGGATTTCGGGTACCCACATCTAGCCGACATGCTGTTGAGGGCACCGACGGATGTAGACGGCTGCCTCG GTGGCGTTGTTTTACTGGAGGACACCATAGCAAAATGTCGAGAGAACCTGAAGAAAAGATACCTGTGTGAGTACGGGTGGATTCAGCCCATCCCCTGGAACCCGGCTTTTCGTCTTCATCTGGATGAG GTTTATACAAACTTGGCTATCGTGGAAGGGAAGCGGCGAAGCGTATCAGCAGACTGCATGGAGAAGTCCTACAGCTTTCAGGAAGAGTGGCTTTTTGATGACGGGCCTTCCTGCGTTCTCGTAGAAGGGCCTGCTGGCATCGGTAAAACCATGCTCTGTCACAAAATCGCCTACGACTGGGCGCAGGGCACTATCCACTCACTGAAGAAGTTCAAGTTGGTGTTTCTTGTTGAGATGAATAAAATCAGCTTTCCTTCCATGAAAGATGTGATCGTCAAGATCATCGCAGCAGATGAATCAGGAAGTGACGAGGTGGAGGCGATTTGGGACTTTGTCTCATCCAACCCCGAGCAGATCCTAGTCATCATGGACGGGCTGGATGAGGTAAGGTCTCCTCACAAGGCCAAGATGGCGGAATCGTTCAGCAAGTCTCCACTCCGCCGTGCCTTCTCCTTGATCACGACTCGGCCGGAGAGCAACTGCCCCCTGCTGAGGAGCTGTGACAAGGCCTACATCTTAGAGGGGCACACCGCAGAGAGCCTGTCAAAATTCATCAAACGATACTTTAG GGAAGACAGGGCCTCCGCAGACGGTCTTCTCCAGCGAATCCGATCGAATACTCCTCTCTCAGGGATCGCGTTGAACCCGCTGAATGCGGTTTTTCTGTGCGCCCTCTGGGAGGATAACCAGGGTGCCCTCCCCGCCACACTAACACAGCTGTACTCCACACTCATAGAATGTTTGGTGCGCCGCTACTTCGAACGGATCGGACAGCCCTGCTCGGAGGCCGAACTTGTTCTCGCTGATGTTCGTAACGTCCTCGTCACCCTAGGCCAGGTCGCCTTCAAGGGGCTCGAAGAAAACCGTATGGTGTTTCAGGAACCAGAGTTGGAGGACATTCCAAACCTTATTCACGTAGGACTTCTCGCTCAGGACACTTGGGCAAGGCGTCTGTCTCAGCGTCCGTGGCGCTTCCTTCACAAGACGATCCAAGAGTATCTCACCGCATACTACCTTGCCGAGTCGGAGCAAGGCTTTACCGTCGAACAATTCGCGAAGGTCATTCCGAACCCTGACATGTACATGGTGTGCATATTCCTGGCAGGGCTCTTGAAGGATCGCGCTCATTACTTCTTCGAGACATGGACAGAAGTTAGGGACAAAAGTGAGCTGGCGAACAACTTATGTCTATCTTGTTTGTACGAGTGTGCTCCTCACAGTGAACTGGTGGAGATTGTTCTACCCTCCTTTGTTGACGACGGGTCCTTCGATGTGACCACAAAGCTGAAG